A stretch of Ipomoea triloba cultivar NCNSP0323 chromosome 13, ASM357664v1 DNA encodes these proteins:
- the LOC116002077 gene encoding glutathione S-transferase T1-like, with amino-acid sequence MTLKLYVDRMSQPSRAVLIFCKVNGIDFEEVIVQLDKGKHRSPEFQEINPMKQVPAIEDGRFKLFESHAILRYLACAFPGVADHWYPADLYKRAKIDSVLDWHHANLRRGAVGYALNTTLGPALGLPLNPQAAAEAEKVLLASLDKIESFWLQGNGRFLLGSTQPSIADLSLVCELMQLEVVEEKDQGRILSPYKRVLSWIDDMKKVTSPHFDEIHTVLFKVKARLQKQRSAKANLHSKM; translated from the exons ATGACGTTGAAGCTGTACGTAGATCGTATGTCCCAGCCTTCTCGAGCTGTTCTTATTTTCTGCAA GGTGAATGGGATAGATTTTGAGGAGGTCATAGTACAGCTTGATAAAGGCAAGCATCGGTCTCCTGAATTCCAAG AAATTAACCCCATGAAACAAGTGCCTGCAATAGAGGATGGAAGATTCAAACTGTTTGAGAG CCATGCAATTCTCAGATATCTTGCTTGTGCATTTCCTGGCGTTGCAGATCATTG GTACCCAGCTGATCTATACAAAAGAGCAAAGATAGACTCGGTGTTAGACTGGCACCATGCTAATTTACGCCGTGGTGCAG ttgggTATGCTTTAAATACTACACTTGGACCTGCACTCGGCTTGCCATTGAATCCACAAGCAGCGGCCGAAGCTGAGAAAGTCCTGTTGGCATCCCTTGATAAGATTGAGTCCTTTTGGCTCCAAGGAAATGGACGTTTTCTGCTGGGAAGCACCCAACCGTCCATTGCAGACCTTAGCTTAGTTTGTGAATTAATGCAACTCGAG GTCGTGGAAGAGAAGGATCAGGGAAGAATATTAAGCCCATACAAGAGAGTTTTGAGTTGGATTGATGATATGAAGAAAGTGACGAGTCCACATTTTGATGAAATACACACtgttctctttaaagtcaaagCCAGGCTGCAGAAACAAAGATCTGCAAAAGCAAACTTGCACTCAAAGATGTAA
- the LOC116000852 gene encoding FT-interacting protein 3, with amino-acid sequence MMNMSNLKLGVDVISAHNLLPKDGQGSSNAFVELYFDGQKFRTTIKEKDLHPVWNESFYFNISDPSTLHVRALEAYVYNTIRSTQSRSFLGKVTISGTSFVPLPDAVVLHYPLEKRSVFSHVRGELGLKVYVTNDPSIKSSTPISGDNNIAHQVLHSQSVQSPVSEVVSHVKSEARHTFHHLPNPNHPQQHHEPPPVPIPHRDQVPRDQETKYDAGEMKAVEPRPPKLVHVHSTSMAQPVDYALKETSPFLGGGRVVGGRVIRTDRTVGCTYDLVEKMYFLFVRVVKARELPAMDVTGSLDPFVEVRVGNYKGITNHIEKQQNPHWNVVFAFSRERMQASVLEVVVKDKDLVKDDFVGIVRFDLNEVPMRVPPDSPLAPEWYRLEEKKGGKIKGELMLAVWLGTQADEAFPDAWHSDSALSISTAASTLIRSKVYHAPRLWYVRVNVVEAQDLFPTEKNRFPDVFVKAQIGNQVMKTKPVQARSFNPLWNEDLLFVAAEPFEDHLVLTVEDRVGPGKDEILGRAIIPLSAVERRADDRMIPSRWFHLEKPVAVDVDQLKKDKFSSRLHLRLCLDGGYHVLDESTHYSSDLRPTAKQLWKPPIGILELGILNAVGLHPMKTREGKGSSDTYCVAKYGHKWVRTRTVVDNLFPKYNEQYTWEVFDPATVLTVGVFDNSQLGDKGPNGSSSNKDLKIGKVRIRISTLETGRVYTHSYPLLVLHPTGVKKMGELHLAIRFTCTSFVNMLYIYSRPLLPKMHYVRPFTVMQLDVLRHQAVNIVAARLGRAEPPLRKEVVEYMSDVDSHLWSMRRSKANFFRMMSVFSGVFAVGKWFGDICMWRNPITTVLVHILFLMLVSFPELILPTVFLYMFLIGVWNYRYRPRYPPHMNTKISQAEAVHPDELDEEFDTFPTSRNPEVVRLRYDRLRSVAGRIQTVVGDVATQGERFQSLLSWRDPRATAIFVTSCLVVALVLYVTPFQIIAALIGIYAMRHPRFRYRLPSVPINFFRRLPARTDSML; translated from the coding sequence ATGATGAACATGAGCAACCTGAAGTTGGGGGTGGATGTGATAAGTGCACATAACCTTCTACCTAAAGATGGGCAAGGTTCATCCAACGCTTTCGTGGAACTCTACTTTGATGGCCAGAAATTTCGGACTACGATCAAGGAAAAAGATCTGCATCCTGTATGGAACGAGAGTTTCTACTTCAACATATCTGATCCTTCGACCCTCCATGTTCGTGCACTCGAAGCATATGTCTATAACACCATAAGATCAACTCAGTCGAGGTCGTTTCTTGGGAAGGTTACGATTAGTGGAACCTCGTTCGTGCCTTTGCCAGATGCTGTTGTGTTGCACTATCCTCTCGAGAAGCGCAGCGTGTTCTCACACGTGAGGGGGGAGCTTGGACTTAAAGTGTATGTTACCAATGATCCATCCATAAAGTCGTCTACGCCTATTTCTGGAGATAATAACATTGCTCATCAAGTGCTGCATAGCCAATCAGTTCAAAGCCCGGTTTCTGAAGTGGTTAGTCATGTCAAATCTGAAGCGAGGCACACTTTCCATCATCTCCCGAACCCCAATCACCCCCAGCAGCATCACGAGCCCCCTCCCGTTCCAATCCCTCATCGCGATCAGGTGCCTCGTGACCAGGAAACAAAATATGATGCTGGTGAAATGAAGGCTGTTGAGCCACGGCCTCCCAAGCTAGTCCACGTGCACTCAACTTCAATGGCGCAGCCTGTTGATTATGCGCTCAAGGAGACTAGCCCGTTCCTCGGGGGAGGGAGAGTTGTGGGGGGTCGTGTCATTCGTACAGACAGGACAGTTGGGTGTACTTATGATCTCGTCGAGAAGATGTACTTCCTGTTTGTTCGAGTTGTCAAGGCTCGGGAGCTCCCTGCAATGGACGTTACAGGGAGTTTGGATCCTTTCGTCGAGGTGAGAGTTGGGAACTACAAAGGAATCACTAACCACATCGAGAAACAACAGAATCCTCACTGGAATGTGGTGTTTGCCTTCTCGAGGGAAAGAATGCAAGCATCAGTACTCGAAGTCGTAGTGAAAGACAAAGATCTTGTTAAGGACGATTTCGTAGGCATTGTGAGATTTGATCTCAACGAGGTCCCAATGCGTGTTCCACCGGATAGCCCTCTGGCTCCAGAATGGTACCGCCTCGAGGAAAAGAAGGGAGGGAAGATAAAAGGCGAGTTAATGTTAGCTGTCTGGCTAGGCACACAAGCAGACGAGGCGTTTCCTGATGCTTGGCACTCTGATTCAGCTTTATCCATCAGCACAGCTGCATCCACTCTCATACGCTCTAAAGTGTATCACGCCCCTCGGTTGTGGTATGTTCGAGTTAACGTTGTCGAGGCTCAGGACTTATTCCCAACCGAGAAGAACCGCTTCCCTGATGTATTTGTGAAGGCACAGATAGGAAACCAAGTGATGAAAACCAAGCCAGTACAAGCCCGGTCTTTTAACCCCCTATGGAACGAGGATCTCTTGTTTGTTGCTGCTGAACCGTTTGAGGATCACCTCGTGCTGACAGTGGAGGATCGCGTGGGTCCAGGCAAAGACGAGATCCTGGGAAGGGCTATCATACCCTTGAGTGCAGTGGAGAGGCGGGCTGATGATCGTATGATTCCCTCTAGGTGGTTTCACCTCGAAAAGCCAGTAGCTGTGGATGTTGATCAGCTAAAAAAGGACAAATTCTCGAGCAGACTTCACCTCAGACTGTGCCTCGATGGAGGCTACCATGTTCTCGACGAGTCCACTCATTACAGCAGTGATCTTCGCCCCACTGCTAAACAGCTCTGGAAGCCCCCAATTGGCATCCTCGAGCTTGGAATCCTAAATGCAGTCGGTCTTCACCCCATGAAAACCCGGGAAGGGAAGGGCTCATCAGATACATATTGCGTGGCAAAGTATGGTCATAAGTGGGTTAGAACAAGAACAGTTGTGGACAACCTTTTTCCCAAGTACAACGAGCAGTATACCTGGGAGGTGTTTGATCCCGCGACTGTTCTCACTGTTGGAGTGTTCGATAACAGCCAGCTAGGAGACAAAGGCCCCAATGGTAGTAGCAGCAACAAAGACCTCAAGATTGGAAAGGTTAGAATTCGAATTTCCACACTCGAAACAGGTAGGGTTTACACACATTCTTACCCTTTACTAGTCCTCCACCCCACTGGTGTCAAGAAAATGGGAGAATTGCATCTGGCGATTCGTTTTACCTGCACGTCTTTCGTGAACATGCTTTACATATACTCGCGCCCCCTCTTGCCTAAGATGCACTACGTGAGGCCTTTCACGGTTATGCAGCTCGATGTGCTGAGGCACCAGGCTGTGAACATAGTGGCAGCTCGATTGGGGCGTGCTGAGCCTCCTCTGAGGAAGGAGGTAGTGGAATACATGTCTGATGTGGATTCACACCTCTGGAGTATGCGTCGTAGCAAGGCTAATTTCTTCCGGATGATGTCTGTTTTCTCGGGGGTGTTTGCTGTTGGGAAATGGTTTGGAGACATCTGTATGTGGAGGAACCCCATTACGACTGTGCTCGTGCACATACTCTTCCTCATGCTCGTTTCGTTCCCCGAGCTCATCTTGCCCACGGTTTTCCTCTACATGTTCCTGATAGGGGTGTGGAACTACAGGTATCGCCCCCGGTATCCACCCCACATGAACACGAAGATATCCCAAGCTGAAGCAGTGCACCCCGACGAGCTGGACGAGGAGTTTGACACATTCCCCACGAGCCGCAACCCTGAAGTGGTGAGGCTAAGGTACGACCGCCTCAGGAGCGTGGCTGGTCGCATTCAGACTGTCGTGGGCGACGTTGCAACTCAGGGTGAACGGTTTCAGTCTCTGCTGAGCTGGCGTGACCCCCGGGCCACAGCCATCTTTGTCACGTCTTGCTTAGTAGTAGCACTCGTGCTGTATGTTACTCCTTTCCAGATTATTGCAGCCCTGATTGGCATATACGCGATGAGGCACCCGAGGTTTCGTTACAGGCTGCCCTCGGTGCCTATCAACTTCTTCCGTCGCCTGCCCGCCAGGACAGATAGCATGCTGTAA
- the LOC116002076 gene encoding uncharacterized CRM domain-containing protein At3g25440, chloroplastic, with product MASTLSRRVFRTSPFSSFNRKKFPSNLQSGLLSSVFESDSVRLLSSYGSREQCNVAALCPKRGLIYKDFGRGTVIRPKYGFQNFNFGWIHFGRFLCTALGAPESGGGGGGSIAVADGSGQAKEAKVKRKKLKGKRAVVRWLKFFRWKKKKEFQRMTAEEKLVYKLRKARKKEERLLEALEKIEPKETSEATHDPEILTPEEHFYFLKMGQKCKNYVPVGRRGIYQGVILNMHLHWKRHQTLKVVVKTFSPEEVKEIAAELARLSGGIILDIQDDNTIIMYRGKNYAQPPTEIMSPRSTLSRNKALNKSKYRDALRAVRRYIPRLEQDLELLRAQAENKASLSEENQLIGSEDYDSDHHLQLQTEATKKLNELMPQNGENDDENDSMMESDLGEDSEDLSDIFETESEEENEERNEKPLYLNAFEKFPVYSNGETDDFEEHLRQISANSRKEKLQGRDVKSPDLDEVDRMILQAASLLKKNRR from the exons ATGGCGTCGACTCTCTCCAGAAGAGTTTTCCGCACTTcacctttttcttctttcaatcGGAAAAAGTTTCCGAGCAATCTTCAATCCGGCCTATTGAGCTCCGTATTCGAATCTGATTCGGTGCGATTGTTATCCTCATATGGTTCACGAGAACAATGCAATGTCGCTGCACTCTGCCCCAAAAGAGGTCTGATATACAAGGATTTCGGGAGAGGAACTGTAATCAGGCCAAAATATGGATTCCAGAATTTCAATTTCGGGTGGATACATTTTGGTCGGTTTCTATGCACAGCTCTCGGAGCTCCGGAATcaggaggtggtggtggtggaagcATTGCTGTTGCTGATGGTTCTGGCCAGGCTAAGGAAGCTAAAGTGAAGAGGAAGAAACTGAAGGGTAAAAGGGCAGTGGTGAGATGGTTGAAGTTCTTCaggtggaagaagaagaaagagtttcAGAGGATGACTGCTGAGGAGAAATTGGTTTACAAGTTGAGAAAG GCGcgcaaaaaagaagaaaggcTTCTTGAAGCCTTAGAGAAGATTGAACCTAAGGAGACATCAGAGGCTACCCATGATCCAGAGATATTGACACCCGAAGAACACTTCTACTTTTTGAAGATGGGGCAGAAGTGCAAGAATTATGTGCCTGTTGGAAGACGTGGGATATACCAGGGTGTGATCCTTAACATGCACCTGCATTGGAAGAGGCACCAAACACTTAAAGTAGTTGTGAAGACGTTCTCTCCAGAGGAGGTTAAGGAAATTGCCGCAGAACTTGCACGGTTAAGTGGTGGCATCATTCTTGATATTCAGGATGATAACACCATTATTATGTATAGGGGAAAGAATTATGCTCAACCACCAACCGAGATAATGTCCCCCAGAAGCACTCTTTCTAGGAATAAG GCTCTGAATAAATCCAAATACAGGGATGCCTTGAGAGCTGTTAGGAGATATATACCTAGACTTGAGCAGGATCTTGAGCTACTTCGAGCACAAGCAGAAAATAAAGCTAGTCTCTCCGAAGAAAACCAATTAATTGGCTCTGAGGATTATGATTCTGATCACCATTTGCAATTACAAACTGAGGCAACCAAAAAACTGAATGAATTAATGCCTCAAAATGGTGaaaatgatgatgaaaatgattCAATGATGGAATCTGATCTCGGTGAAGATTCTGAAGATCTTTCAGATATTTTTGAGACAGAGTctgaggaagagaatgaggagagGAATGAGAAACCTCTATATTTGAATGCATTTGAAAAGTTTCCAGTTTATAGCAATGGGGAAACAGATGATTTTGAGGAGCATTTGCGTCAAATATCTGCTAATTCAAGGAAAGAGAAATTGCAAGGTAGAGATGTGAAGTCACCAGATCTAGATGAAGTTGATCGGATGATCCTGCAAGCTGCAtcacttttgaagaaaaatagaaGATGA
- the LOC116001060 gene encoding uncharacterized protein LOC116001060: MENADIDTMRKVAVTIWSIWCARNDLCHLGSGLRCFIDATLFEVQGLAGYGAIVQNSANQYVGVRAGTRICCMNPYLAELWAIKEALSLVKGQGWGSVTIFSDCMNACNSLNSHIDDRSYAGVITKECKVIMASLNHVSVKFVARIRNTQAHELAKSTFLYRDSRYWLFEPPTCTFEFPIR, from the exons ATGGAAAACGCAGATATCGACACCATGCGGAAAGTGGCAGTGACCATTTGGTCTATCTGGTGCGCAAGAAACGATCTG TGTCACCTTGGTTCTGGTCTACGATGCTTCATTGATGCAACCTTGTTTGAAGTGCAAGGTTTGGCTGGCTATGGTGCTATTGTTCAGAATAGCGCAAATCAATATGTAGGGGTCCGTGCGGGTACGAGAATTTGCTGCATGAATCCCTACTTGGCTGAGCTTTGGGCAATCAAAGAGGCACTATCATTGGTTAAAGGCCAAGGCTGGGGTTCGGTTACAATTTTTTCAGATTGCATGAATGCGTGTAATAGCCTAAATAGCCATATCGATGACCGCTCCTATGCTGGTGTAATCACAAAGGAATGCAAGGTGATCATGGCTTCGCTCAATCATGTGTCCGTAAAATTTGTAGCTAGGATTAGGAATACTCAGGCCCATGAGTTGGCCAAATCCACGTTTTTGTATAGAGACTCTAGGTATTGGCTCTTTGAGCCACCAACTTGTACCTTTGAGTTCCCTATTAGGTAA
- the LOC116003165 gene encoding AT-hook motif nuclear-localized protein 9-like encodes MDIRDGIGLSGSASYYLSRGAGSGSGGGPPPPPPGIPVGFKHHPNPNIAVQANVRGGGAVSSAFQVEDPPGSIVPGISMGSSSGGGSTGGDPVKKKRGRPRKYGPEGANMSLALSPMSSLPSPGSSTPGPKRAKGRPPGTGWKQQLAPLGEWMNNSAGLAFTPYVIQIGVGEDIAAKVLAFAKQRPRALCILSANGTVSAVTLRPPASSGSTVTYEGRFEILCLSGSYLVSENGSPQNRTGGLSISVCSPDGHVIGGAIGGRLIAASPVQVVVCSFVHGNLKAKSKGETSTNDDKDSAVRSVERSSTMVMSGAGQEPAPNPSMVWPPSSRADIRTMQTGIDLMRG; translated from the exons ATGGATATAAGGGACGGGATAGGGCTCTCTGGCTCAGCTTCATACTATCTGAGTAGGGGGGCGGGTTCTGGGTCTGGTGGcgggccgccgccgccgccgcccggTATTCCGGTTGGGTTCAAGCACCACCCAAACCCTAACATTGCAGTGCAGGCCAATGTTAGGGGTGGAGGGGCTGTGAGCTCAGCTTTCCAAGTTGAGGATCCGCCGGGCAGTATCGTTCCTGGCATCAGCATGGGATCGAGCTCCGGCGGCGGCTCCACCGGCGGTGATCCGgtgaagaagaaaagagggagGCCGAGGAAGTATGGCCCTGAAGGGGCTAACATGTCTTTAGCATTGTCTCCCATGTCCTCCTTGCCTTCTCCAGGCTCCAGTACTCCTGGCCCAAAACGTGCTAAGGGAAGACCTCCTGGAACTGGGTGGAAGCAACAGTTAGCTCCTCTTG GTGAATGGATGAATAATTCAGCTGGGCTGGCCTTTACACCGTATGTCATACAAATTGGGGTAGGGGAG GATATAGCAGCAAAAGTATTGGCATTTGCAAAGCAGAGGCCAAGGGCATTATGTATATTGTCAGCTAATGGCACAGTTTCTGCTGTAACGTTGCGGCCACCGGCAAGTTCTGGCTCTACTGTTACATATGAG GGCCGATTTGAGATCCTATGCCTGTCTGGTTCATACTTGGTTTCTGAAAATGGTAGCCCGCAGAATCGTACAGGTGGTCTAAGTATTTCTGTTTGTAGCCCTGACGGGCATGTCATTGGGGGTGCAATTGGTGGGAGACTTATTGCAGCAAGTCCAGTTCAG GTGGTTGTATGCAGTTTCGTGCACGGTAATTTGAAGGCTAAGAGCAAGGGAGAGACTAGTACCAACGACGACAAGGATTCAGCAGTCCGGTCCGTTGAGAGATCATCAACTATGGTCATGAGCGGTGCAGGTCAAGAGCCCGCTCCAAATCCCTCGATGGTTTGGCCTCCAAGCTCTAGGGCAGACATAAGAACTATGCAGACGGGGATTGACCTGATGCGTGGATGA